The genomic interval GATTTTTAAATTCAGCTCTTTTTTGATTCATAGCCATATATCCTACATTCATACCTTCTTTTTTCATTACTTTTATATTTGGGTTTTTTTCTAGATCTTTTAATTCTGCTGGATTTGGAAAATCCATTACTTGAATTTGTCCTGCTTTAAGCTCTGCTGCTCTAACGCTAGGATTTGGAATTACACGAATAATTAGTCTATCAAGATGAGGTTTTCCTCCCCAATATTCTTTGTTTGCATTGAATATCATTTTGTCATCTTTCTTCCAATCAACTAACACAAATGGTCCTGTGCCTACTGGAAGTCTTGTGATATCTTGAGCTTTATTTTTAGCTAAAAGTTCATTTGCATATTTTTCACATAAAATACTAGCAAAATCCATTGCCATATTTGCTAAAAACGGAGCTTCTCTTTTCTTTAGTGTTACTTTTACTGTATATTTATCTATTTTTTCTACATCTTTTACGATATTATCCATATCCATAGCACTCCAATAATCGTGTGGACCATTTATTTTATTATATGGATGTTTTTCATCAAATTGTCTTTTTAGCGAGAATACAACATCATCAGCTGTCATTTCAACTTTTTCATTAAAATATTTTGTCGGAGCAAAATATACTCCTTCTCTTAAATGAAAAATATATGTAAGCCCATCTTCACTTATCTCATAACTTTTTGCAAGTGCAGGTTCTATTTCTGTACTACCCAATTTAAATTGAACTAAAGTATCATAAACCTGTGTAGTTCCATAAAAACTTTCACCATCTGTAGCTTTTGATGGGTCAAGTGTGCTTGAATCTCCACTTCTACCAAAAACTAAAACACCACCATCAACTGGATTAGCATAAAGCATATTAAAAGCAACTAATGAGCTTAACAAAAACATTTTTTTCATTTTTTCTCCTTTTAAATTATTTTTTAATCCAAACTGTATCAAATCTTAAACCTCCGATATTATTTACTTCAAAACCTTCAATATTTTTTTGCATAGGATAAATATCGTAAATATTTGCTAAAGTAACCCAAGGCGATTCTTCTCCAAATATTTCTTGTGCTTTTTTATACAATTCTTCACGTTCTTTTTGATTTGAAATTTCTTTTGCTTTTGTAATTAATGCATCAAATTCATCGTTTGACCAAGCAGAAAAATTACCAGCAGGTTTTATAATTGCATTTTTACTTAACATTATATATAAGAAATTATCAGGGTCTCCATTATCTCCTTGCCAACCATTCATAGACATATCGTGTTCTAAATTTTTAATTATTTTTAAATAAGTTGTAAAATCATAGTTTTGTATTTTTACATTAATTCCAACTTTTGCTAAATCAGCTTGTATTGCTTCAGCAGCTTTTTTGCTATCTTGCGATGGTCTAGATAATAAATTTATACTAAAACCATCAGGGTATCCTGCTTTTATTAGCAATTCTTTTGCTTTTTTTGGGTTATACTCATATTTTTTTATATTTTCATTAAAACCCCACATTGATATTGGAACTGGGGAATAAGCTACTCTTGCATAATCTTCATATACTGTTTTTATTATTGCTTCTTTATTGATAGCATGGTTTATAGCCTGTCTTACAAGTGGATTTTTAAACCATTCTTTTGTCATATTCATTGACATATAATATACATTTACACCAGGCTTTTTTTCAATTTTAATATTTTCTATTTTTGCTAAATTTTCAAGTTCAGTAAAATTTGGTTTATCCATAATATGAATTTGCCCAGCTTTAAGTTCGGCTGCACGAACACTTGCATTAGGAACTACTTTTATTATCAATCTATCTAAATAAGGTTTTTTATCATCCCAATAATTTTTATTAGCCTGTAGTACTATGGCGTCATCTTTTTTCCAACTAACAAATACAAAAGGACCAGTTCCAACAGGATATCGATTTAAGTCAGTAGCTTTATTTTCAGATAAAAGCTTATCAGCATATTTTTTGGAAACAATACTCATAAAGTCCATTGCCATATTCGCTAAAAATGGAGCTTCATTTTTTTTAAGAGTTATTTTTACAGTATAATTATCAATTTTTTCTACATCTTTTACTACATCATTCATACCCATAGAAACCCAATAATCATAAGAACCAGTAATGCTATGATAAGGATTATTTTCATCAAATTGTCTTTTTAGCGAGAATACAACATCATCAGCTGTCATTTCAACTTTTTCATTAAAATATTTTGTCGGAGCAAAATATACGCCTTCTCTTAAATGAAAAATATATGTAAGCCCATCTTCACTTATTTCATAACTTTTTGCAAGTGCAGGTTCTATTTCTGTTGAACCTTTTTTAAACCTTACTAAAGTATCATAAATTTGTCTTGTTGCATATATACTTTCAGCATCAGTAACATGTGCAGGGTCTAGCAAACTAGCATCTGAAGTTCTAGCAAATACCAATGTTCCACCATAGTTAGGGTTTGCGTAAAGCATATTAAATGCTATTAATGAACTTAACAAAAACATCTTTTTCATATTTTTTCTCCACCTATTCAATATATGTTTTAAATTTACTTTAAAAATGATAATTTGCATAGCATATTATAAGAAAAATAAATTGTATGTGTAAATTTGTAACATTAATTAAAATATATTATTAAATTATGTTTAATTTTAATGTATTTAAAATTTATGGTTGCAAATTATTAATAACTATTCAACCGTTACGCTTTTTGCTAGATTTCTTGGCATATCTACATTTGCACCAACACGATTTGTAATTTCTAGTGCAAATAATTGCATAATTACCATCATTTCAAAAAACTCGCTTAGATAATGTTCTTGTTCGCTTGTTTTTATAAAATCATCAGCTTCGCTAAACTCAATAGGAGAAATTGCTAAAATATTTGCATCTCTTGCACTTAATTCTAAGACATTTGAGCGAGTTTTATCATATAAAATATTTTTTGGCATAAATGCAATTGTAAATAATTCGCTATCAGCAAGTGCGATAGGACCATGTTTCATCTCTCCTGCTGCATAGCCTTCTGCGTGCATATAGCTTATTTCTTTTAATTTTAATGCTGCTTCAAGTGCAAGTGGATAAAATAAATCTCTACCTATAAAGAAAAATCCGTGTCCGTGTAAGTATCGCTTGCTTAGGCGTTTTAATTTATCGTGAGTATTTTTATTTACTTTTAATACATTAGATAAATCCTTAATAGCAAGTAATTCTTTTTTAATATCTAAATTAGGATTTTTATTTAAATACAATGCTAGTAGCCATAGATTTAGCATTTGAGCGCAAAATGCTTTAGTGCTTGCTACACTTTTTTCAATCCCTGCACGAATTAAAATACAATAATCAGCTTCTCTTGCTATGCTTGAATTATCAACATTGCATAATGCTAAAGTTTTAAGCCCAGCATTTTTTGCTATTTTTAAAGCTTCAAGAGTATCAGCTGTCTCGCCGCTTTGAGATATACAAACAAATAAAGCGTTTTTATCTAAAAAGCCATTTTTATATCTAAACTCACTTGCTATTTCTACACGGCATTCAATATTAGCACTTCTTTCAAAAATATAGCTAGATGCTAATGCTGCGTGATAGCTAGTGCCACAAGCACAAATTATGATTTTACTAAAGTCTTGATTTAAATTCTTTAATTCATCAAAACATACTTTATCATTAATAATTCTTCCTATTAATATATTTTGAACGATTTGACTTTGCTCGTAGATTTCTTTTTCCATAAAAGTATCAAACCCATCTTTTAAAGCACTTTCTTTATCACAATTTAATTCTTTAAACTCAACAACGCCATTTAATAAATGAATTCCATTTTTATCTAAAAAGCCAAAATCTCCATCGTTTAAATAAGCAACTTGTTTGCAAATTCCAACCAACGGAGCATCACAAGATGCCATATAAAACTCACTATTATTTGAGCCTTTTCCTATTATTAGTGGTGCGTTTTTCTTAGCAAAAAATATAGTATTCGGAGCTTTTTTTGTGATTAGTAATATTGCATAAGCTCCATCAATTTTTTTAATAACTTCACTAAAAGCTTTTTCAGGACTTAAAGTATTTGCGTATTTTTCAAATAAATGAACAATTACTTCTGTATCTGTTTGCGAATTAAAATGTGTGGTTTTTAGTTCTTCTTTTATTTCTTTATAATTTTCTATAATTCCATTATGTATTACGCAAGAATATTCGCCGTAATGTGGATGAGAATTTGTATCATCAGGTTTTCCGTGAGTTGCCCAGCGAGTATGACCTATAGCTACACCTTCATCATGAAAGTTTAGATTTTTCATAAAATTTGCTAGGTTCTCTAGTTTTCCAGCTTTTTTAAAAAAACTCAATTCGTCTTTTTCCAACACAGCCATACCAGCACTATCATATCCACGATATTCAAGCTCTTTTAATCCTTTTAATATAATTTCTTTTTTTTCTAATTGTCCTAAATACCCAACAATTCCGCACATTTTTAATCCTTTAATAATAAAAATTACGCTAATTTATAGTAAGTTGTTAAACAAAGATAAATATAATCACTTTTCTTTTTTAAGGATGGTAAATGGATATTTTAGAAGCGTTAGACGAAGGTAAAAGATTAAGCGAAGAAGATTGTTATAAGTTATACGATTTAGATTTGCAAGTCTTAGGATTTTACGCTAATAAAAAGAGATTAAAACTTCACGGAAAAAAAGTTTATTTTAATTGTAATCGTCACATAAATCCTACAAATATGTGCGTTGATACTTGTGCTTTTTGTGCATTTTCAGCTCATAGGCACAATCCAAATCCATATCATCTAACACACGAAGAAATCTTAAAAATAGTTGATGATACCGTTACTCGTGGGACAAAAGAAATACACATTGTTTCAGCTCACAATAAAAAAGGTGGTTGGGAATGGTATTTTGAGATTTTTAGAAAAATTAAAGATAAATACCCACATTTACATATTAAAGCAATGACAGCTGCTGAAATTAATTTTATTGCAAAGAGTTTTTTTGATGGAGATTATTCTGCAGTAATTGACAAAATGCTTGAATATGGAGTTGATTCTATGCCGGGTGGCGGTGCTGAAATTTTTGATGAAAAAGTTAGAAATGAGCTTTGTGCTAGCAAAGTTAGTTCTGATAATTGGCTTAAGATTCATGGGCTATGGCATCAAAAAGGAAAACAAAGTAATGCAACTATGCTTTTTGGACACATTGAAAGTCGTGAGAACAGAATTGACCATATGCTAAGACTAAGAAAACAACAAGATATCAGCAAAGGATTTAATGCTTTTATTCCGTTAGTATGGCAAAAAGACAATTCATTCTTAAAGGATTTAAAACCGCTTGGAAGTATAGAAATTCTAAAAACTATTGCAATAGCAAGGCTTGTTTTGGATAATATTTCTCATATTAAAGCTTATTGGGCGACTTTAGGATTAAACCTTGCAATGGTGGCTCAAGAATACGGAGCAAATGACCTTGATGGAACAATAGAAAAAGAAAATATCCAAAGTGCAGGTGGTGCAAAAAGTGCGAATGGCATTACGCTACAAGACTTCATAGACAATATCAAAACATCAAATTTAATTCCAATAGAAAGAGATAGTTTATACAATGAGATTAAGGAATATTGATTGGAATTAATATACTACTTATGGTTGTATTTTAAGAGGATTAAACTTAGCTTATATTCAATTGAAAAAATAAATTTATATAACAATATTCAAAACTTACACAAAATTAATACAAATCACAAAACAAGGAAAACAAAATGAGTTAGTTTAATTTTAAATTTTGTAGGATTTAGTTGCGTTATGCTAGAAATTTATTTTTTAAAGGAATTATCCAAATGGACTTTTTTAAATTAAAAGAAAATAATACAAATGTCAAAACCGAGTTTAATGCTGCTTTAGCAATATTTTTATCTATGATTTATATTATTCCTACAAATGCTTTTATAGTTCATAATGTAGGAATTAGTATAGAAGCATTGATGATAGCTACTACCTTAGTAACTATAATAGCAACCGCATTTACAGGACTTTTTGCTAATACTCCAGTTGCTATGAGTACTGGAATGGGGCTTAATGTTTATTTTACATTTTCAATGTGTATAGGACAAAATATACCTTGGCAAACCGCTTTAGGTGCTGTTTTTATTAGTGGTTTTATATTTTTAGTTCTTTCGTTTACAAATTTTCGTATTTTTATTTTACAAAGTATCCCAGAAGATTTTCGCCGTGCTATTAGTGCTGGTATAGGTTGTTTTATTGCATTTATGGGAATGAATCAATCAAAAATAGTTCAAGGAGATTCAGTAACACTTATTAAAATAGGAAATTTTGCTGACCCTAATGTGCTTTTTTGTTTATTTGTTTTATTTTTAATATTATGTTTTTGGGTATGGAAGGTTAAAGCTGGATTTATTTTAGCGGTTTTAATAGGAAGTGTTGTTGCTTGGACTTTTAACATAGGTGGTGCGACTTTACCTAAAGAATTTGTAGCTATGCCAAATTTTAGTAGTAATGGTGGTTTAATGGAAATTTTTGCAAAACTTAACATAATGGATGCTTTAAGTTTATCTATAATGCCAGCAGTAATGACGCTTTTTGTAACTCAATTATTTGATAGCATAGGGACAATCACAGGCATAGGTATTAGGGGTGGTATATTTAAAAATAAAAAAAGAATTGATGGTAGTGTAGATAAAGTAGGAGATAAAAAAATAGGAAGAACTTTAATAGCTGATGCTGCTGGAACTTGTGCTGGTGCTATTATAGGGACTTCAACAGCTACTGCTTTCGTTGAAAGTACTGCAGGGGTTGAAGCGGGTGGTAAAACTGGACTTACAAGTGTATTTGTAGCCTTATTATTTTGCCTTTGTATATTTTTCTTGCCATTTTTTAAAGCTATTCCAGCAAATACCATTTATCCTATTTTGATAATGGTTGGAATTTTAATGTTTATGGAAGTTAGCAATATTGATTTTAAAGATCCAGCAAATAGCGTTGCAACATTTTTTACAGTAATTATGATGC from Campylobacter sp. MG1 carries:
- a CDS encoding ABC transporter substrate-binding protein, with product MKKMFLLSSLVAFNMLYANPVDGGVLVFGRSGDSSTLDPSKATDGESFYGTTQVYDTLVQFKLGSTEIEPALAKSYEISEDGLTYIFHLREGVYFAPTKYFNEKVEMTADDVVFSLKRQFDEKHPYNKINGPHDYWSAMDMDNIVKDVEKIDKYTVKVTLKKREAPFLANMAMDFASILCEKYANELLAKNKAQDITRLPVGTGPFVLVDWKKDDKMIFNANKEYWGGKPHLDRLIIRVIPNPSVRAAELKAGQIQVMDFPNPAELKDLEKNPNIKVMKKEGMNVGYMAMNQKRAEFKNPLVRQAINHAINKKAIVDAIYEGLGSVADSPIPPSMWSYTNDIAKYDYDPKKAKELLVQAGYPNGFKTNMWVLPVSRPYMPDGKRVAEVVQADLAKIGIEAKIATYDYTTYLEKSKNLEHDIMFSGWTGDNGDPDNFLYALLSKAAAKLPANNYSAWENDEFNNLVTKAKETPNQEERVKLYEEAQKIFAKDAPWVTIANAVNVVPMLKKIQGFEIDPVGKRRFHTVWIEK
- a CDS encoding ABC transporter substrate-binding protein — encoded protein: MKKMFLLSSLIAFNMLYANPNYGGTLVFARTSDASLLDPAHVTDAESIYATRQIYDTLVRFKKGSTEIEPALAKSYEISEDGLTYIFHLREGVYFAPTKYFNEKVEMTADDVVFSLKRQFDENNPYHSITGSYDYWVSMGMNDVVKDVEKIDNYTVKITLKKNEAPFLANMAMDFMSIVSKKYADKLLSENKATDLNRYPVGTGPFVFVSWKKDDAIVLQANKNYWDDKKPYLDRLIIKVVPNASVRAAELKAGQIHIMDKPNFTELENLAKIENIKIEKKPGVNVYYMSMNMTKEWFKNPLVRQAINHAINKEAIIKTVYEDYARVAYSPVPISMWGFNENIKKYEYNPKKAKELLIKAGYPDGFSINLLSRPSQDSKKAAEAIQADLAKVGINVKIQNYDFTTYLKIIKNLEHDMSMNGWQGDNGDPDNFLYIMLSKNAIIKPAGNFSAWSNDEFDALITKAKEISNQKEREELYKKAQEIFGEESPWVTLANIYDIYPMQKNIEGFEVNNIGGLRFDTVWIKK
- the glmS gene encoding glutamine--fructose-6-phosphate transaminase (isomerizing) — encoded protein: MCGIVGYLGQLEKKEIILKGLKELEYRGYDSAGMAVLEKDELSFFKKAGKLENLANFMKNLNFHDEGVAIGHTRWATHGKPDDTNSHPHYGEYSCVIHNGIIENYKEIKEELKTTHFNSQTDTEVIVHLFEKYANTLSPEKAFSEVIKKIDGAYAILLITKKAPNTIFFAKKNAPLIIGKGSNNSEFYMASCDAPLVGICKQVAYLNDGDFGFLDKNGIHLLNGVVEFKELNCDKESALKDGFDTFMEKEIYEQSQIVQNILIGRIINDKVCFDELKNLNQDFSKIIICACGTSYHAALASSYIFERSANIECRVEIASEFRYKNGFLDKNALFVCISQSGETADTLEALKIAKNAGLKTLALCNVDNSSIAREADYCILIRAGIEKSVASTKAFCAQMLNLWLLALYLNKNPNLDIKKELLAIKDLSNVLKVNKNTHDKLKRLSKRYLHGHGFFFIGRDLFYPLALEAALKLKEISYMHAEGYAAGEMKHGPIALADSELFTIAFMPKNILYDKTRSNVLELSARDANILAISPIEFSEADDFIKTSEQEHYLSEFFEMMVIMQLFALEITNRVGANVDMPRNLAKSVTVE
- the mqnE gene encoding aminofutalosine synthase MqnE codes for the protein MDILEALDEGKRLSEEDCYKLYDLDLQVLGFYANKKRLKLHGKKVYFNCNRHINPTNMCVDTCAFCAFSAHRHNPNPYHLTHEEILKIVDDTVTRGTKEIHIVSAHNKKGGWEWYFEIFRKIKDKYPHLHIKAMTAAEINFIAKSFFDGDYSAVIDKMLEYGVDSMPGGGAEIFDEKVRNELCASKVSSDNWLKIHGLWHQKGKQSNATMLFGHIESRENRIDHMLRLRKQQDISKGFNAFIPLVWQKDNSFLKDLKPLGSIEILKTIAIARLVLDNISHIKAYWATLGLNLAMVAQEYGANDLDGTIEKENIQSAGGAKSANGITLQDFIDNIKTSNLIPIERDSLYNEIKEY
- a CDS encoding NCS2 family permease gives rise to the protein MDFFKLKENNTNVKTEFNAALAIFLSMIYIIPTNAFIVHNVGISIEALMIATTLVTIIATAFTGLFANTPVAMSTGMGLNVYFTFSMCIGQNIPWQTALGAVFISGFIFLVLSFTNFRIFILQSIPEDFRRAISAGIGCFIAFMGMNQSKIVQGDSVTLIKIGNFADPNVLFCLFVLFLILCFWVWKVKAGFILAVLIGSVVAWTFNIGGATLPKEFVAMPNFSSNGGLMEIFAKLNIMDALSLSIMPAVMTLFVTQLFDSIGTITGIGIRGGIFKNKKRIDGSVDKVGDKKIGRTLIADAAGTCAGAIIGTSTATAFVESTAGVEAGGKTGLTSVFVALLFCLCIFFLPFFKAIPANTIYPILIMVGILMFMEVSNIDFKDPANSVATFFTVIMMPFTYSITTGIAFGFISYVLVRLLRKEFNKLSGGIIIISIICMAVFLLQFMKFN